The Garra rufa chromosome 23, GarRuf1.0, whole genome shotgun sequence genome includes a region encoding these proteins:
- the pbdc1 gene encoding protein PBDC1 → MDTGDVLASLGVEGATAAAHALSLPAEAYGNDAQLEVMWAMKAYNHAEVYFNLISSVDPKFLKLTKSDEQIYTKFREAFPDLDIKVVDPELLKSADAKEKWRPFCNQFEGVVEDFNYGTLLRIDCQKDYTEENTIFATRIQFYAIEIARNREGYNDFVHNANSKAKQQKKDKS, encoded by the exons ATGGACACAGGGGATGTTCTTGCATCTCTG GGGGTAGAGGGAGCCACCGCTGCTGCGCATGCGCTCTCTCTTCCAGCAGAGGCGTATGGAAATGAT GCCCAACTGGAAGTAATGTGGGCTATGAAAGCCTACAACCACGCAGAAGTTTACTTTAAT CTCATTTCCTCAGTTGATCCTAAATTTCTAAAACTAACGAAATCAGACGAGCAGATTTATACGAAATTCCGGGAAGCATTTCCGGACCTCGATATTAAAGTTGTGGATCCGGAGCTGTTGAAGTCAGCAGACGCTAAAGAG aaatGGAGGCCCTTTTGTAACCAGTTTGAAGGAGTTGTAGAGGACTTCAACTATGGTACATTATTACGCATAGACTGTCAAAAGGACTACACAGAGGAGAACACGATATTTG cGACCAGGATCCAGTTTTATGCCATTGAGATTGCGAGAAACAGAGAAGGATACAATGACTTTGTCCACAATGCCAATTCAAAAGCCAAACAACAGAAAAAAGACAAGAGTTAA